From Carassius auratus strain Wakin chromosome 33, ASM336829v1, whole genome shotgun sequence, the proteins below share one genomic window:
- the LOC113052652 gene encoding mRNA decay activator protein ZFP36L3-like isoform X3 translates to MASVLPHRNVAQPPVSMHAVNPRVRGAARVRGAAREVARVKGAAREVALAMVRVVARGAAMVREAGLARVKGAAREAAMVKGAAMVRVVARGAAMAREAGLARVKGVAKEVALAMARGVVRGVAWARELAMARGAARELAMARVAAMDRARELAMARGAARELAMARGAARELAMARGAAREVALARARELAMAKGAAREVALARARGAAREVALARARELAMARGAAREVALARARELAMARGAAREAAWARELAMARGAAREVAMDRARELGMAREVALARELAVALAMDRGVVRDWEVGKERVTEVISQGNCLETFV, encoded by the exons atggccagtgtcctgccacaCAGAAATGTTGCCCAACCACCAGTGTCAATGCATGCAGTGAACcccagggtcaggggagcggccagggtcaggggagcggccaggg aagtggccagggtcAAGGGagcggccagggaagtggcctTGGCTATGGTCAGGGTAGTGGCCAGGGGAGCGGCTATGGTCAGGGAAGCGGGTTTGGCCAGGGTCAAGGgagcggccagggaagcggctatggtcAAGGGAGCGGCTATGGTCAGGGTAGTGGCCAGGggagcggctatggccagggaagCGGGTTTGGCCAGGGTCAAGGGAGTGGCCAAGGAAGTGGCTTTGGCTATGGCCAGGGGAGTGGTCAGGGGAGTGGCTTGGGCCAGGGAGTTGGCTATGGCCAGGGGAGCGGCCAGGGAGTTGGCTATGGCCAGGgtagcggctatggacagggccaGGGAGTTGGCTATGGCCAGGGGAGCGGCCAGGGAGTTGGCTATGGCCAGGGGAGCGGCCAGGGAGTTGGCTATGGCCAGGGGAGCGGCCAGGGAAGTGGCTTTGGCCAGGGCCAGGGAGTTGGCTATGGCCAAGGGAGCGGCCAGGGAAGTGGCTTTGGCCAGGGCCAGGGGAGCGGCCAGGGAAGTGGCTTTGGCCAGGGCCAGGGAGTTGGCTATGGCCAGGGGAGCGGCCAGGGAAGTGGCTTTGGCCAGGGCCAGGGAGTTGGCTATGGCCAGGGgagcggccagggaagcggcttggGCCAGGGAGTTGGCCATGGCCAGGGGAGCGGCCAGGGAAGTGGCTATGGACAGGGCCAGGGAGTTGGgtatggccagggaagtggcttTGGCCAGGGAGTTGGCCGTGGCTCTGGCTATGGACAGGGGA
- the LOC113052652 gene encoding mRNA decay activator protein ZFP36L3-like isoform X1, giving the protein MASVLPHRNVAQPPVSMHAVNPRVRGAARVRGAARVRGAARVRGAARVRGAAREVARVKGAAREVALAMVRVVARGAAMVREAGLARVKGAAREAAMVKGAAMVRVVARGAAMAREAGLARVKGVAKEVALAMARGVVRGVAWARELAMARGAARELAMARVAAMDRARELAMARGAARELAMARGAARELAMARGAAREVALARARELAMAKGAAREVALARARGAAREVALARARELAMARGAAREVALARARELAMARGAAREAAWARELAMARGAAREVAMDRARELGMAREVALARELAVALAMDRGVVRDWEVGKERVTEVISQGNCLETFV; this is encoded by the coding sequence atggccagtgtcctgccacaCAGAAATGTTGCCCAACCACCAGTGTCAATGCATGCAGTGAACcccagggtcaggggagcggccagggtcaggggagcggccagggtcaggggagcggccagggtcaggggagcggccagggtcaggggagcggccagggaagtggccagggtcAAGGGagcggccagggaagtggcctTGGCTATGGTCAGGGTAGTGGCCAGGGGAGCGGCTATGGTCAGGGAAGCGGGTTTGGCCAGGGTCAAGGgagcggccagggaagcggctatggtcAAGGGAGCGGCTATGGTCAGGGTAGTGGCCAGGggagcggctatggccagggaagCGGGTTTGGCCAGGGTCAAGGGAGTGGCCAAGGAAGTGGCTTTGGCTATGGCCAGGGGAGTGGTCAGGGGAGTGGCTTGGGCCAGGGAGTTGGCTATGGCCAGGGGAGCGGCCAGGGAGTTGGCTATGGCCAGGgtagcggctatggacagggccaGGGAGTTGGCTATGGCCAGGGGAGCGGCCAGGGAGTTGGCTATGGCCAGGGGAGCGGCCAGGGAGTTGGCTATGGCCAGGGGAGCGGCCAGGGAAGTGGCTTTGGCCAGGGCCAGGGAGTTGGCTATGGCCAAGGGAGCGGCCAGGGAAGTGGCTTTGGCCAGGGCCAGGGGAGCGGCCAGGGAAGTGGCTTTGGCCAGGGCCAGGGAGTTGGCTATGGCCAGGGGAGCGGCCAGGGAAGTGGCTTTGGCCAGGGCCAGGGAGTTGGCTATGGCCAGGGgagcggccagggaagcggcttggGCCAGGGAGTTGGCCATGGCCAGGGGAGCGGCCAGGGAAGTGGCTATGGACAGGGCCAGGGAGTTGGgtatggccagggaagtggcttTGGCCAGGGAGTTGGCCGTGGCTCTGGCTATGGACAGGGGA
- the LOC113052652 gene encoding ion-translocating oxidoreductase complex subunit C-like isoform X2, producing the protein MASVLPHRNVAQPPVSMHAVNPRVRGAARVRGAARVRGAARVRGAARVRGAAREVARVKGAAREVALAMVRVVARGAAMVREAGLARVKGAAREAAMVKGAAMVRVVARGAAMAREAGLARVKGVAKEVALAMARGVVRGVAWARELAMARGAARELAMARVAAMDRARELAMARGAARELAMARGAARELAMARGAAREVALARARELAMARGAAREVALARARELAMARGAAREVALARARELAMARGAAREAAWARELAMARGAAREVAMDRARELGMAREVALARELAVALAMDRGVVRDWEVGKERVTEVISQGNCLETFV; encoded by the exons atggccagtgtcctgccacaCAGAAATGTTGCCCAACCACCAGTGTCAATGCATGCAGTGAACcccagggtcaggggagcggccagggtcaggggagcggccagggtcaggggagcggccagggtcaggggagcggccagggtcaggggagcggccagggaagtggccagggtcAAGGGagcggccagggaagtggcctTGGCTATGGTCAGGGTAGTGGCCAGGGGAGCGGCTATGGTCAGGGAAGCGGGTTTGGCCAGGGTCAAGGgagcggccagggaagcggctatggtcAAGGGAGCGGCTATGGTCAGGGTAGTGGCCAGGggagcggctatggccagggaagCGGGTTTGGCCAGGGTCAAGGGAGTGGCCAAGGAAGTGGCTTTGGCTATGGCCAGGGGAGTGGTCAGGGGAGTGGCTTGGGCCAGGGAGTTGGCTATGGCCAGGGGAGCGGCCAGGGAGTTGGCTATGGCCAGGgtagcggctatggacagggccaGGGAGTTGGCTATGGCCAGGGGAGCGGCCAGGGAGTTGGCTATGGCCAGGGGAGCGGCCAGGGAGTTGGCTATGGCCAGGGGAGCGGCCAGGGAAGTGGCTTTGGCCAGGGCCAGGGAGTTGGCTAT GGCCAGGGGAGCGGCCAGGGAAGTGGCTTTGGCCAGGGCCAGGGAGTTGGCTATGGCCAGGGGAGCGGCCAGGGAAGTGGCTTTGGCCAGGGCCAGGGAGTTGGCTATGGCCAGGGgagcggccagggaagcggcttggGCCAGGGAGTTGGCCATGGCCAGGGGAGCGGCCAGGGAAGTGGCTATGGACAGGGCCAGGGAGTTGGgtatggccagggaagtggcttTGGCCAGGGAGTTGGCCGTGGCTCTGGCTATGGACAGGGGA